From the Diospyros lotus cultivar Yz01 chromosome 13, ASM1463336v1, whole genome shotgun sequence genome, one window contains:
- the LOC127789023 gene encoding carboxyl-terminal-processing peptidase 3, chloroplastic isoform X1, translating into METLLPNLGLRPTHLSPKPTSLPLRFRRFPGSIHHPPRKCREFSLQSSLRTRADAQSSCEELGGENASLIRSIARGCLSFGAAALAAMSICCESPALAESLTVAFPVSRAREVNTVQRTLVEAWGLIRETFVDPTFNHQDWDMKLQQTMVEMFPLKSEDAAYNKIRGMLSTLGDPFTRIISPKEYQSFRIGSDGNLQGVGLFINVEPKTGHLFVMSCIEGSPAARAGIHQGDELLEINGERVNGLASEAAAQKLRGRVGTSVTVKLHSGNDSSSNSGFREVNLAREVIKLSPISSAIIPHRTPDGRLSKTGYVKLSAFSQGGLVKAGLDVAQIWLDGNETLVNTIDRDGDMVPINMVNGHAITHDPLVVIVNEGSASASEILAGALHDNGRAVLVGHKTFGKGKIQSVTELHDGSALFVTVAKYLSPARHDIDQVGIVPDVQCTTEMLNAPSDKSPALPLEADSCIMVAEHELDIQESKGAAS; encoded by the exons ATGGAGACTCTGCTCCCAAACCTTGGGCTCAGGCCAACCCACCTCTCCCCCAAGCCCACTTCACTGCCCCTTCGTTTTCGTCGTTTTCCGGGTTCCATTCATCACCCGCCCAGAAAATGCAGAGAATTTTCCCTTCAAAGTTCGCTCAGAACGAGGGCCGATGCACAATCTAGCTGTGAAGAGTTGGGTGGAGAGAATGCAAGCTTGATAAGGTCAATTGCAAGAGGATGTCTCAGTTTTGGGGCGGCTGCACTGGCAGCGATGTCCATTTGCTGTGAATCCCCGGCTCTTGCCGAGTCTTTGACTGTTGCATTTCCTGTTTCTCGTGCCCGTGAG GTGAATACGGTTCAGAGAACTCTTGTGGAAGCTTGGGGATTGATCAGAGAGACCTTCGTCGATCCCACTTTTAACCATCAAG ACTGGGATATGAAGCTGCAGCAAACTATGGTGGAAATGTTTCCACTCAAATCAGAAGATGCAGCATACAACAAGATCCGTGGAATGCTTTCCACTCTTGGAGATCCATTTACTCGGATTATTAGTCCAAAG GAATACCAGAGTTTTAGGATTGGTAGTGATGGAAACTTGCAAGGAGTAGGCCTCTTTATAAATGTGGAACCCAAAACAGGGCATTTG TTTGTTATGTCTTGCATAGAGGGTAGTCCTGCTGCTCGTGCTGGTATACATCAAGGGGATGAGCTACTTGAGATCAATG GAGAGAGGGTCAATGGTCTTGCTAGCGAAGCAGCAGCACAAAAGTTAAGAGGGCGTGTTGGAACAAGTGTCACCGTAAAACTTCACAGT GGTAATGACTCAAGCAGCAATTCTGGTTTTCGAGAG GTCAATCTAGCTCGTGAAGTGATTAAGCTTTCACCGATATCCAGTGCAATCATCCCTCACAGAACTCCAGATGGCCGCCTATCAAAGACAGGATACGTAAAGCTGTCAGCCTTCTCCCAG GGAGGCTTGGTTAAAGCAGGACTTGATGTTGCCCAAATCTGGCTTGATGGTAATGAGACTCTTGTGAACACGATCGATAGGGATGGCGATATGGTACCTATCAACATGGTCAATGGCCATGCCATTACACATGATCCGCTTGTTGTGATC GTGAATGAAGGAAGCGCAAGCGCAAGCGAGATTCTGGCGGGAGCCCTACACGACAATGGCCGAGCTGTTCTTGTTGGGCACAAAACCTTTGGCAAAGGCAAAATTCAG AGTGTTACAGAGCTGCACGATGGGTCGGCTCTCTTTGTGACAGTCGCGAAGTATTTGTCACCAGCGCGTCATGACATCGATCAGGTCGGCATAGTGCCTGATGTACAATGCACAACAGAAATGCTGAATGCACCCAGTGACAAGAGCCCTGCCTTGCCCCTTGAGGCAGACTCCTGTATTATGGTAGCTGAGCATGAGCTTGACATTCAAGAATCTAAAGGTGCTGCATCTTGA
- the LOC127789023 gene encoding carboxyl-terminal-processing peptidase 3, chloroplastic isoform X2, whose translation METLLPNLGLRPTHLSPKPTSLPLRFRRFPGSIHHPPRKCREFSLQSSLRTRADAQSSCEELGGENASLIRSIARGCLSFGAAALAAMSICCESPALAESLTVAFPVSRAREVNTVQRTLVEAWGLIRETFVDPTFNHQDWDMKLQQTMVEMFPLKSEDAAYNKIRGMLSTLGDPFTRIISPKEYQSFRIGSDGNLQGVGLFINVEPKTGHLFVMSCIEGSPAARAGIHQGDELLEINGERVNGLASEAAAQKLRGRVGTSVTVKLHSGNDSSSNSGFREVNLAREVIKLSPISSAIIPHRTPDGRLSKTGYVKLSAFSQNAAADMENAIHDMENQDVHSYILDLRNNPGGLVKAGLDVAQIWLDGNETLVNTIDRDGDMVPINMVNGHAITHDPLVVIVNEGSASASEILAGALHDNGRAVLVGHKTFGKGKIQSVTELHDGSALFVTVAKYLSPARHDIDQVGIVPDVQCTTEMLNAPSDKSPALPLEADSCIMVAEHELDIQESKGAAS comes from the exons ATGGAGACTCTGCTCCCAAACCTTGGGCTCAGGCCAACCCACCTCTCCCCCAAGCCCACTTCACTGCCCCTTCGTTTTCGTCGTTTTCCGGGTTCCATTCATCACCCGCCCAGAAAATGCAGAGAATTTTCCCTTCAAAGTTCGCTCAGAACGAGGGCCGATGCACAATCTAGCTGTGAAGAGTTGGGTGGAGAGAATGCAAGCTTGATAAGGTCAATTGCAAGAGGATGTCTCAGTTTTGGGGCGGCTGCACTGGCAGCGATGTCCATTTGCTGTGAATCCCCGGCTCTTGCCGAGTCTTTGACTGTTGCATTTCCTGTTTCTCGTGCCCGTGAG GTGAATACGGTTCAGAGAACTCTTGTGGAAGCTTGGGGATTGATCAGAGAGACCTTCGTCGATCCCACTTTTAACCATCAAG ACTGGGATATGAAGCTGCAGCAAACTATGGTGGAAATGTTTCCACTCAAATCAGAAGATGCAGCATACAACAAGATCCGTGGAATGCTTTCCACTCTTGGAGATCCATTTACTCGGATTATTAGTCCAAAG GAATACCAGAGTTTTAGGATTGGTAGTGATGGAAACTTGCAAGGAGTAGGCCTCTTTATAAATGTGGAACCCAAAACAGGGCATTTG TTTGTTATGTCTTGCATAGAGGGTAGTCCTGCTGCTCGTGCTGGTATACATCAAGGGGATGAGCTACTTGAGATCAATG GAGAGAGGGTCAATGGTCTTGCTAGCGAAGCAGCAGCACAAAAGTTAAGAGGGCGTGTTGGAACAAGTGTCACCGTAAAACTTCACAGT GGTAATGACTCAAGCAGCAATTCTGGTTTTCGAGAG GTCAATCTAGCTCGTGAAGTGATTAAGCTTTCACCGATATCCAGTGCAATCATCCCTCACAGAACTCCAGATGGCCGCCTATCAAAGACAGGATACGTAAAGCTGTCAGCCTTCTCCCAG AATGCTGCTGCTGACATGGAAAATGCAATTCATGACATGGAGAACCAGGATGTACACTCATACATACTGGACCTGCGGAATAATCCG GGAGGCTTGGTTAAAGCAGGACTTGATGTTGCCCAAATCTGGCTTGATGGTAATGAGACTCTTGTGAACACGATCGATAGGGATGGCGATATGGTACCTATCAACATGGTCAATGGCCATGCCATTACACATGATCCGCTTGTTGTGATC GTGAATGAAGGAAGCGCAAGCGCAAGCGAGATTCTGGCGGGAGCCCTACACGACAATGGCCGAGCTGTTCTTGTTGGGCACAAAACCTTTGGCAAAGGCAAAATTCAG AGTGTTACAGAGCTGCACGATGGGTCGGCTCTCTTTGTGACAGTCGCGAAGTATTTGTCACCAGCGCGTCATGACATCGATCAGGTCGGCATAGTGCCTGATGTACAATGCACAACAGAAATGCTGAATGCACCCAGTGACAAGAGCCCTGCCTTGCCCCTTGAGGCAGACTCCTGTATTATGGTAGCTGAGCATGAGCTTGACATTCAAGAATCTAAAGGTGCTGCATCTTGA